The segment GGCAAAACCTCGCTGCTCAATGTGCTGGCGGGCGTGGATGGCACCGATTCCGGTATCGTCCGCATTAATAAAGATATTTCCGTGGGCTACCTGCAACAGGAGCCTGCACTCGATCCGGAGCATACTATTTTGCAGGCCATACTGCAATCTGACAATCCATTGCTGAACGCTGTGCGCGAATATGAGGAAGCACTGATAACCGGTGTAAACCTACAGCCCGCGATGGATCAAATGAGCCACCTGCATGCGTGGGATTATGAAGCGCGGGTGCAGGAAGTCCTTACCCGGCTGAAGCTGACCGAGCTGCAACAGAAGACCGGAACCCTGAGCGGTGGCCAGCGAAAGCGTGTAGCCCTGGCCCGCCTGCTCATAAGCCAGCCTGACCTCTACATCCTGGATGAGCCGACCAACCACCTTGACGTGGACATGATTGAGTGGCTGGAGGAATTTCTCTCAGGCCGCAACGTGACGCTCCTGCTCATAACCCACGACCGTTATTTCCTTGACCGGATTACGGATGAGATACTGGAACTCAGCAACGGCACACTCTACCGGTACAAAGGCAACTACAGCTACTTTCTTGAGCAAAAAGCCGAACGCCAGGAACAAACTGCAGTCGGGGCAGAGAAGGCCCGTCAACTTTTGAAAAAAGAACTGGAATGGGCGCGCAGAATGCCCAAGGCCCGCACCACCAAAGCCAAATATCGCCTGGATGCGATTGAAGGATTACAGGAAAAAGCACAGGGAGAACAGGAAGAAGCTGCTATCAACCTGCAGGTGAGGAGCCAGCGCCTGGGGAGCAAGATCATTGAGCTAAAGCACATCGCTAAAAGCTTTGGAGATAAAATGGTGATGCGCGACTTCAGCTACAATTTCCGCAAAGGGGAACGCATTGGCATAGTGGGCGATAACGGCACCGGCAAAACCACGTTCCTGAACGTGCTCACCGGATTAATGCCTCCGGATTCGGGCGAAGTAGAAACCGGGGAAACCATCCGCATTGGGTACTACCGCCAGGAAGGCATGAAGCTGAAAGCTGACAAAAAAGTGCTGGAGGTGGTGACGGATATTGCTGACATAATCCCTACGGCAAATGGCGAATTGCCGGCTTCGCAATTCCTGCAACACTTCGGGTTTGAGCCGCCCAAACAGCATGTATACGTTAGTCAGCTTAGCGGAGGCGAAAAGCGCAGGCTCTACCTGCTCACCGTACTGATGAAAAACCCCAACTTCCTCATCCTGGACGAGCCCACCAATGATCTGGACATCCTTACGCTCCAGACGCTGGAAGATTTCCTTGGCACTTTTTCCGGCTGCATTATCGTAGTAACCCACGACCGCTATTTCATGGACAAAGTGGTAGACCATCTCTTCATCTTTGAAGGTGATGGCGAAATCACCGACTTTAACGGAAGCTACAGCCGCTACCGCGAGCAAAAACTACAGGAAGAAAAAGCTGCCATTACATCCAAAACAAAACCTGCACAAACCGGGGCTACCTCAAAAGAGCCATCGGTTGTCCCGCCTTCTAAAAGGAAATTGAATTATAAAGAACAAAAGGAAT is part of the Bacteroidia bacterium genome and harbors:
- a CDS encoding ABC-F family ATP-binding cassette domain-containing protein: MFFLQAESLSKRYGEKLLFQDVSLSLYQGEKKALVARNGAGKTSLLNVLAGVDGTDSGIVRINKDISVGYLQQEPALDPEHTILQAILQSDNPLLNAVREYEEALITGVNLQPAMDQMSHLHAWDYEARVQEVLTRLKLTELQQKTGTLSGGQRKRVALARLLISQPDLYILDEPTNHLDVDMIEWLEEFLSGRNVTLLLITHDRYFLDRITDEILELSNGTLYRYKGNYSYFLEQKAERQEQTAVGAEKARQLLKKELEWARRMPKARTTKAKYRLDAIEGLQEKAQGEQEEAAINLQVRSQRLGSKIIELKHIAKSFGDKMVMRDFSYNFRKGERIGIVGDNGTGKTTFLNVLTGLMPPDSGEVETGETIRIGYYRQEGMKLKADKKVLEVVTDIADIIPTANGELPASQFLQHFGFEPPKQHVYVSQLSGGEKRRLYLLTVLMKNPNFLILDEPTNDLDILTLQTLEDFLGTFSGCIIVVTHDRYFMDKVVDHLFIFEGDGEITDFNGSYSRYREQKLQEEKAAITSKTKPAQTGATSKEPSVVPPSKRKLNYKEQKEFDLLEKEIAALENEKKKLTEKMNSGRGSHEELSEWANRIQVILEEMDSKELRWLELSERE